The following coding sequences are from one Pigmentibacter sp. JX0631 window:
- a CDS encoding RNHCP domain-containing protein, whose product MTIQSPVFTKINESFTCKNCNYLVPLSSSTCRDHCPKCLFSIHVDNNPGDRAAECLGLLKPVAWSQHKKKGYMIHYKCLVCGLEKRNKFLEIDSNMPDDFSALLKLSAITKV is encoded by the coding sequence ATGACAATTCAATCTCCAGTATTTACAAAAATAAATGAATCTTTTACATGCAAAAATTGTAATTATTTAGTTCCCCTTTCCTCTAGCACATGTCGAGATCATTGTCCAAAATGTTTATTTAGTATTCATGTTGATAATAATCCTGGCGATAGAGCTGCTGAATGTCTTGGACTTTTAAAACCTGTAGCATGGTCTCAACACAAGAAAAAAGGTTACATGATTCATTATAAATGCCTTGTGTGTGGTTTAGAAAAAAGAAATAAATTTCTTGAAATAGATTCAAATATGCCAGATGATTTCTCAGCACTCTTAAAATTAAGCGCTATAACAAAGGTATAA